The Manihot esculenta cultivar AM560-2 chromosome 1, M.esculenta_v8, whole genome shotgun sequence genome has a window encoding:
- the LOC110628669 gene encoding probable calcium-binding protein CML13, whose translation MGKDLTDEQVSSMKEAFTLFDSDSDAKIAPSELGVLMRSLGGNPTQAQLKAIVAEEKLSSPFDFPRFLQIMAKHMKTEPFDRQLRDAFKVLDKDNTGFVSVTDLRHILTNIGEKLEPAEFDEWIGGVEVGPDGRIRYEDFIAKMVAK comes from the coding sequence ATGGGCAAGGATCTGACCGATGAACAGGTCTCCTCGATGAAAGAGGCCTTCACGCTCTTCGACAGCGATTCTGACGCCAAGATCGCCCCTTCCGAATTGGGGGTCCTAATGCGTTCTCTCGGGGGCAACCCCACCCAGGCCCAACTCAAGGCCATTGTCGCCGAGGAAAAACTAAGCTCTCCTTTCGATTTTCCCAGATTCCTCCAAATCATGGCCAAGCACATGAAAACGGAACCCTTCGATCGCCAGCTCCGCGATGCCTTCAAGGTACTCGACAAGGACAACACTGGGTTCGTTTCCGTTACGGATCTGCGCCATATTTTGACTAATATTGGAGAGAAGCTCGAGCCAGCGGAGTTCGATGAATGGATCGGGGGAGTGGAGGTGGGGCCGGATGGCAGAATCCGCTACGAGGATTTCATTGCTAAGATGGTGGCCAAGTGA
- the LOC110628660 gene encoding UDP-glucuronate 4-epimerase 5 gives MSSLLDTTPPSTPGKFKSDKSSTYLHHHHRSLRLHSSLSKLTFYSFLFLILFLFFFLLSPPSPSPRHQVKTDPPGGPLWEKKVVKSARPKARAGLTVLVTGAAGFVGTHVSVALKRRGDGVLGLDNFNHYYDISLKRARQKVLERSGVFIVEGDINDMALLKKLFDVVLFTHVMHLAAQAGVRYAMQNPKSYVHSNIGGFVNLLEVCKSANPQPAVVWASSSSVYGLNRKVPFSEKDRTDNPASLYAATKKAGEEIAHTYNHIYGLSITGLRFFTVYGPWGRPDMAYFFFTKDILKGKEIGLFETADGRSVARDFTYIDDIVKGCLAALDTAKKSTGSGGKKRGPAQLRVFNLGNTSPVPVSRLVGILESLLKVKAKKKVMPLPRNGDVEFTHANISFAQRELGYKPTTDLGTGLKKFVRWYLSYYSGSKKKGSW, from the coding sequence ATGTCGTCACTCCTTGATACTACACCACCTTCCACCCCAGGCAAGTTCAAATCGGACAAATCCTCCACGTACCTTCACCATCACCATCGTTCTCTCCGCTTGCATTCCTCTCTCTCCAAGCTCACTTTCTACTCCTTCCTCTTCCttattctctttctcttcttctttctcctctcTCCTCCCTCGCCTTCCCCTCGCCACCAAGTCAAAACCGATCCACCTGGGGGTCCTCTTTGGGAGAAAAAAGTCGTCAAATCCGCGCGTCCCAAGGCACGCGCTGGCCTAACCGTTTTGGTTACTGGTGCTGCTGGCTTTGTGGGAACCCATGTCTCCGTCGCGCTGAAACGTCGAGGAGATGGCGTACTTGGTCTCGACAATTTCAATCACTACTACGATATCAGCCTCAAAAGAGCCAGGCAAAAGGTACTTGAACGATCTGGGGTTTTTATAGTGGAAGGGGATATCAATGACATGGCATTATTAAAGAAGCTTTTTGATGTGGTGCTTTTTACCCATGTAATGCACCTAGCTGCTCAAGCTGGGGTGCGTTACGCAATGCAAAATCCCAAGTCTTATGTTCATAGCAACATTGGCGGATTTGTCAATTTGCTTGAGGTTTGTAAATCAGCGAACCCACAACCTGCGGTTGTGTGGGCGTCTTCGAGCTCTGTCTACGGGCTTAATAGGAAGGTACCATTTTCAGAGAAGGATAGGACTGATAATCCTGCGAGTTTATATGCAGCAACTAAAAAGGCAGGAGAGGAAATTGCCCATACCTACAATCATATTTATGGTCTATCCATTACTGGGTTGCGTTTTTTCACGGTTTATGGACCATGGGGAAGGCCCGACATGGCGTATTTCTTTTTCACCAAGGATATTTTGAAGGGGAAGGAGATTGGTCTCTTTGAGACAGCAGATGGAAGGAGTGTAGCAAGGGATTTCACCTACATTGACGACATTGTGAAAGGGTGTTTGGCGGCTTTGGATACTGCAAAGAAGAGCACGGGGAGTGGAGGGAAGAAGAGGGGGCCAGCGCAATTGAGAGTCTTTAATTTGGGGAACACTTCGCCAGTACCTGTGAGTCGTCTTGTTGGCATATTGGAGAGTCTTTTGAAGGTGAAGGCTAAAAAGAAGGTAATGCCATTGCCTAGAAATGGGGATGTGGAGTTTACACACGCCAATATTAGTTTTGCACAGAGAGAGCTTGGATATAAGCCTACAACTGATTTGGGAACGGGGCTTAAGAAGTTTGTGAGATGGTACCTCAGTTATTATTCGGGGTCAAAGAAAAAGGGTTCCTGGTGA